From Lolium perenne isolate Kyuss_39 chromosome 5, Kyuss_2.0, whole genome shotgun sequence, a single genomic window includes:
- the LOC127302316 gene encoding flavonoid O-methyltransferase-like protein Os11g0303600, translating into MAASFSEELLQAHAELWNHTFSYLKSMALECAIKLGIPTAIHRCGGAASLPDLLATLPVPENKKSYLPRLMTFLAVSGIFTVDFPTTGECANGGADGTYRLTPLSRLLVDDDTGAGADRCTNFSPFVLSQTNRYLVTAALHLSEWFESDEGSASAGTPFKMAHGTDLWTIMSRDPTINQVFNAGMASDTQFTMNFVVNNCSEVFDGLTSLVDVGGGNGTSARAIAKAFPHIKCSVLDLPIVINSTPADGVVKYIAGDMMSLIPMADAVFLKHVLHDWNDEVCVKILTECRKAIPKSGGKVIIMDVVVGSPSEANYEGQVMSDLLMMVITSGKERDEHEWRKIFMDAGFSHYKTRSIVGCLSITELYP; encoded by the exons ATGGCAGCTTCTTTCAGCGAGGAGCTTTTGCAGGCACACGCCGAGCTTTGGAACCACACCTTCAGCTACCTCAAATCCATGGCGCTCGAGTGCGCCATCAAGCTCGGGATTCCCACTGCCATCCACCGCTGCGGTGGTGCCGCCTCGCTGCCTGACCTGCTTGCTACCCTTCCAGTACCAGAGAACAAGAAATCCTACCTACCTCGCCTCATGACGTTCCTTGCCGTATCAGGTATCTTTACTGTTGATTTTCCGACAACAGGGGAGTGTGCAAATGGTGGCGCAGACGGTACCTACCGCCTCACTCCACTGTCTCGCCTCCTCGTGGACGATGACACAGGCGCTGGTGCTGACCGTTGCACGAACTTCTCGCCGTTCGTGCTCTCCCAGACCAACAGGTATCTTGTCACGGCGGCCTTGCACCTCTCCGAGTGGTTCGAGAGCGATGAAGGCTCAGCCTCCGCTGGGACGCCGTTCAAGATGGCGCATGGCACAGACCTGTGGACAATCATGTCCCGTGACCCGACAATAAATCAGGTCTTCAACGCCGGCATGGCATCCGACACCCAGTTCACAATGAATTTCGTCGTCAACAACTGCAGCGAGGTGTTCGACGGGTTAACCTCACTTGTCGACGTCGGCGGCGGGAATGGCACATCGGCGAGGGCGATCGCCAAGGCCTTCCCACACATCAAATGCTCAGTTCTGGATCTTCCCATCGTGATCAATTCCACCCCAGCTGACGGTGTGGTCAAGTACATCGCAGGTGACATGATGAGTCTAATCCCAATGGCTGATGCTGTGTTCCTCAAG CATGTGCTGCATGATTGGAATGACGAGGTCTGCGTGAAAATCCTGACGGAGTGCAGGAAGGCAATCCCCAAGTCCGGGGGGAAAGTTATCATCATGGACGTCGTCGTCGGGTCTCCTTCTGAAGCCAATTACGAAGGCCAGGTCATGTCCGATCTGCTGATGATGGTAATCACATCAGGCAAGGAGCGTGACGAGCATGAGTGGCGCAAGATATTCATGGACGCTGGGTTCAGTCACTACAAGACGAGGTCCATTGTAGGGTGTTTGTCCATCACCGAGCTGTACCCTTAA